The DNA window TTGGGGCTTGGGGCTTTTACCTTATAAAAAGCAACTCCCTGTATTTCGGCATCGGCCACAATTCATCGTCAACGAGTAACTCCAGTTTATCAACATGGGTGCGGATCACTTCAAGGTAGGGATAAACCTGGGCGCTATAGGCCAGGGCTTTCTCGCTCACAGATTCCATGCGGTTTGCCTTTTTGCGCTCTTCGAGCATGAGGGCAACATTGGCTTTTATTTCGCTGATGTGTTCGGAAATTTCCTTGATGGTCTGAATCTGGTTGTTTGAAAGCTTTACATAGGTTTTTGAATCCAGCACCTCTTTAAGGCCTTTCACATTTTCGATCAACGTGTTCTGATAACGAATTGCGGTGGGTATGATATGGTTTGATGCCAGATCACCGAGTACCCGTGATTCGATCTGGATTTTCTTGGTGTACTGCTCCAGTTTGATCTCAAAACGTGCAAGCAGTTCGCGTTCGCTAAGAATATTATGCTTTTTATAAAGCGCAATGATATGTGGCTCAACGAAAGCGTGCAATGCAAGGGGCGTACTTTGTATATTTTGCAATCCCCGCTTATTGGCTTCTAGTTTCCATTCTTCACTGTAGCTATTCCCTTCGAACCTGATGCGCTTTGAATCAGCAATATACTGCCTGAGCACCATAAAAATTGCTTCTTCTCTATTGGTTCCCATGTTAACATGGGCTTCAACATCGTTTTTGAACCGAATCAACTGATCAGCCACTAACAAATTTAGTGCAATCATCGGGCGGGCACAATTGGAAGAGGAGCCAACCGCCCTGAATTCAAACTTATTTCCTGTGAATGCAAAAGGCGATGTGCGGTTGCGATCGGTATTATCAAGTAAGATTTCAGGAATTTTGGGGATGTTGATATTCAGACCCCCGCTTTTTCCGGATTTGACTTTGCCGTTTTTCTTGCTCTTTTCAAATTCATCGAGAGTTTGAGAAAGTTGCGATCCAATAAACACAGAAATGATAGCCGGAGGAGCTTCATGTCCGCCAAGCCGCAAATCGTTGCCTGCGGATGCAATATAGGCGCTGAGTAGCTCAGGATAATTGTTTACAGCCTTGATTACATTTACCAGGAAAACGAGGAAACGGAAATTTGATTTTGCGGTTTTCCCTGGCGAGAGCAGGTTCTCGCCGGCATCCGTCATCAGCGACCAGTTATTATGTTTTCCCGAGCCATTCACACCTGAATAAGGTTTTTCATGAAAAAGCACATTAAAATCATGACGCACAGCAACCCGCTCCATGAGGTGCATCAACAACTGGTTCTGATCCACAGCCAGGTTTGCCTCAGAAAAAACTGGTGCACATTCAAATTGACCGGGAGCAACTTCGTTATGACGTGTCTTTACTGGAATTCCCAAACGATGGGCTTCGTACTCAAAATCTTTCATGAAGTCCAGTGCACGCTCGGGTATGGTTCCGAAATAGTGATCGGATAATTGCTGATCCTTGGCTGAAGAATGGCCAAAAACTGTCCTGCCGGTAAGCGCAAGGTCAGGGCGGGCACGAAACAAAGCACTGTCGACCAGGAAATACTCCTGCTCCCACCCCAATGTTGCATGCACCCTTTTGGTGTGCTTGTCAAAATATCTGCAAATATCTGTAGCAGCTTTGTCAACCAGACCAAGCGCTCTTAGAAGTGGTGTTTTGTAATCCAGTGATTCGCCTGTGTAGGAAACAAATACTGTAGGAATGCACAAGGTTTTATCAATGATGAATGCCGGTGAAGTCGGATCCCAGGCAGTATAGCCGCGTGCTTCAAAAGTATTGCGCATGCCACCGCTGGGAAAACTTGAAGCATCGGGTTCCTGCTGGATCAGGTCAGTGCCTTTGAAATTTTCTATTGCACTGCCATCGTCGGTAGGATCGGCAAAGGCATCATGTTTTTCGGCAGTGGCGCCGGTAAGCGGATGAAACCAATGTGTATAATGCGTTACTCCTTTGCTTACTGCCCATGCTTTCATTGATGCTGCCACCTGGTCGGAAATATATCGGTCGAGCCGCGAACCGGTTTCAGTGGCGTGTAGTACCTTCTTGTACACTTCCTGCGGAAGATATTCCTGCATGGCTGCCCTGTTAAAAGCCAGTTCGCCGAAATAGTCGGATACTTTAGCATTCGGTACATTAGATTGCTTTTTGGTTCTCGACCATGATTTCTCAAGTGCTTTAAAGCGTATGTTGCTCATGTTTTGATTGGTTTTGTTGTGATGCTGTGATGCTGATTATGACTTGGTTTGGAGTAATGGAGTATTGGAGTGTTGGAGTAGTGTTTGGTTAATTTACCGATTGGTTAATTTGTCATTTGGTTCTTCTTTGAATTTGGGACTTGGGATTTGGGACTTGGTTCTTGATTCTTGCCTCTTGGTTCTTGTGTCTTGTCTCTTACTTTCCCGGAATGTCATAAAACAGTCATCTGGTTGTTTTGTTTCTGAGCATCCACAATCCGATAAAAGTTATCAGTCCGTTAAGAATAAGCAGTTCAAACCCGAATTTATAACCCCACAACCATTGCTCTGAGTTCGCACTTAAAAGCCAGCAGATGATTGGTGAAAGAATAGCAATCAAAGGAACCCATTTGTCTTTTACTGAAAACCTGGTAAATAAACCGAAAGAATATAATCCGAGCAAAGGCCCGTAGGTATAGCCGGCAATGGTAAAAAGTTTTTGTATTACTGACTGGTCGCTGATGGCCCGGAAGATCAGGATCATCAGAATCAGCAGGAAAGCCATTGCAAAATGCACCCATTGCCTGATCTGAATCTTCCTTTTTTCGCTCAACAATTCATTTTTTTTCAGCCCCAGGAAGTCCACACTGAATGATGTTGTAAGTGAAGTAAGTGAACCGTCAGCGCTGGAGTATGCAGCCGCCACAAGCCCGATGAAGAAAATAATGCCTGCTACCGGCCCAAGATGTTGCAAGGCAATAATAGGGAAAAGGTCATCTGTGCTTCCGGGAATAACTACATTATTGGCGTTAGCGTAAAGATAAAGCACCAATCCCAGGAACAAGAAAAGTAGGTTCACCGGAACAAGCATCCAACTCATTACATACACATTTTTCTGAGCATCGCGAAGGTTTCTGCAACTGAGGTTTTTTTGCATCATATCCTGGTCAAGTCCGGTCATCACAATAGCAATAAAGGTTCCGGCAAAAAACTGTTTCAGGAAAAAGTGCCTGTGAGTCCAATCGGTGATGATCATCTGTGAATACTCGCTGTCGGCAGCAGCTTTTATCAGCGCACCCAGGGAAAGGTTCATATCTTTTGAGATAAGCAATATACTGACAATCACAGCTAAGACCATGAAAGTTGTTTGTAAGGTATCAGTCCAGACAATGGTTTTGATCCCACCCTTGAAGGAATAGAGAATGATGAGGCCCATGAACAGGATCACAGTAACAACAAATGGAACATTCCAGGCATCAAATACAAAAAGCTGGAGCACATTCACTACAAGAAATACCCTGAAAGATGCGCCAATGCTGCGGGAAAGAAGAAAGAAAAAAGCTCCGGTTTTATAGGAAAAGAACCCAAAGCGTGTTTCGAGGTAGGAGTAAATTGATGTTAGGTTCAGCCGATAATATAAAGGCAACAAAACCTGTGCGATCACGGCATAACCCAGCAGGTAACCAATCACGATCATCATATACGAAAAGTGCGAAGTGCCAACATCTCCGGGGATCGAAATAAAAGTTACTCCCGAAAGCGATGCCCCTATCATGCCATACGCTACAATATACCAGGGCGATGAGCGATTTCCGATAAAGTAAGATTCATTGTTTGATTTCCGCGATGTGAACCATGCGATCACAAAAAGCATTGAAGTATAAGCGGCAAAAATCAGGAGAATGGTAGTTGGGTGCATGGATGGATAGTTTGATGAGCTTTAGGTGTTAAAATGCAATGATCTCATGAGTTTACCAACGCTTTTGAAAATGAATGGAGATCCGCGAAATGGTAATCTACAAGTTTGGGATGAAGTTTTGCAATGTTAACATCATCGCCGATTAAGACTGTTTTCATGCCCAGGCGTTTTCCGAATTGAACATCGCCGAAAGAATCACCTGCCATGATCGAACGTTTAAACCGGATTTCCGGAAACTTTTTACGAGCCGCCAACCCCATGCCTATGTTTGGTTTTCGCATGATATTTTGCTCGTGGGCGAGCGATGAAGCAAAAAACACCGCATCAATCTTTCCACCGGCATTACTGATCAGGCTGAACATTTTTTTGTGAACCATTTCCAGGTCGCTTTCCGTCATCAAACCTTTACCGATGCCTTGCTGGTTGCTAACAACTATAATTTTCCCGAACCTTGTGCTAAGATCCATAACTGCTTCAGCAACTCCTGCAATCAGTTCAAACTCGTCTGGTGATTTAACATAATCATCGGGAAGCCGTTGATTAATCACACCATCACGGTCAAGGAATAAAGTCCAGGACGCATCAATATGTAAGTTTTTCAAACTCATGTTGTGCTCTTTGATAATCTTCCGGAATGCCAATATCCAAAAAATAAGCATTGTACGGAAACCCAGCAATCAGTCCCTGTTTGTACCATTGCCCGAAACAATCCTTTTCAATGGAAAATGCCCCGCGTAAAGTGTTGGCCATGAACCATTCTCGATTTATGCAGTATATTCCGGCATTGATCAGTCCTTCAATTCTTTGTGCCGACTTTTCACCAAAGGCAGTAAGAATAAAATCATTATTGATCCGAACCGAGCCATACCTCGAAATATCTTCCACTTCGCGCAATGCAATACTAATTCTGGGATTATAGCTCAGATGCTTCGAGTAAAAATCTTTCAGATCAGCAAGAAAAAGTGTGTCGCCGTTCAGGGCCAATACATGATCGTCATGGCATTTACCCAGAGCAAGATTGATGGCGCCTCCGGTACCCAAAGGCTCTTCTTCAATAGCATACACGATTTCAACACCTCTGTATTCTGATCCAAAATGTTCACTTATAAATTCACTTCGGTAACCTACAGACAACACAAATTTATTGATCCCGTGTAAAATCAGATAATCGAGCAGGTATTCCAAAAAAGGACGCCCGGCAACCGGGGCCATTGACTTTGGGATATTGCCCAGTACTTTTTGCAGCCTGGTTCCAAAACCGCCGGCAAGTATGATGGCTTCGGGCATAGGTAATTTACGATTTCAGATTGACGATTTCAGATTGACGATTTCTTAAATTCAAAATTTCAGATTTAAGATTCAAGATTATTAAACCTTCCATTTCTTAATGAATTATTCTGCTAATTGAAATTATTCATTTGGATGTTTTGGAATTTGGATTTTGGAATTTGGAATTTGGAATGTGGAATGTGGAATTCTCATGAACGTTTAAACAAGGTTTCTTCAACTCCCTGGCAAATAATATGGCCAAGTAAAATATGTAACTCCTGGATGCGGGGGGTATCGGCCGTTGGCATCTTGAAAATAATATCACAGAGTGCGTCCATGTCGGAAGGTTTTTTTCCGGTAAAACCAACGCAGACCAAATAGTTTTTTTTAGCTACTTCAAGGGCTTTTACAATATTCGGGCTGTTGCCGGAAGTTGAGAATGCAAATATCACATCGCCTTTGCGGCCCCTGGCTGAAACCAAACGTGCATATACCTCATTGTAAGAATAATCATTGGCGACAGCCGTGAGATACGAAGTATTCACATGCAATGCTTCAGCATCAAGCGGTTCGCGGTCAAAATAGAAGCGGCCGGAAAGTTCAGCAGCAAGGTGTTGAGCATCGGCAGCGCTGCCACCGTTTCCACAAAAAAGTGTCTTACCGCCATTTCTATAACAATTCACGGTAGCAGCAATAACCTCTTCGATCCGTAGAAGCATAACCTCATCAGCCAGTATCTCCAATTTGAGCCTGGCTGATTCATTAATAATCGCTTTTATATCCATAAACGGGATTTTTTGGAAAAAGGCAAAGATACTTTTCTTTACTCAAATCCATTCCATCTTACAACTTCCAGGAGCGTTTTGCGCTTGGCAAGATGGCGGTCAGGATCACAAACATCCAGGGGATATCCCAGCGAGAGGATCACAACCGGTTCGATATGCGTGGGCAAATTCAGAACCTCAGAGCATTTCAACGAATCGAAATTGCAAATCCAGCAGGTACCCAGTCCAAGCTCAGCGGCGGCAAGGGTCATGTGATCGGCGGCGATGGCAATATCAATATCTGCGTGGTCTTTCCCGTCCAGCCGTTTCCAGGATATTTTATGGTCAGCGCACAATACGATGATTACCGGCGCTTCTTTGAACCAGGGGCGATTGTAAGCTTCCCAGATCTTTTCCCGGGACTCTTCTTCCTCTAAGACAACAAAGTACCAGGGTTGGTAATTGGCGGCAGAAGGCGCTATCCTACCTGTCTCAAGAATATATTCAAGCTTTTCCTTTTCAACGGGTTTTGTGTCGTACTTTCGGGTTGAATATCGCTTTCTGGCTAATTGGTTGAATTGCATAGATCTGTGGTTTTATTTTGCTTTGGTTCTATATTTATGACACATTCGGGAAATTATCATTTTAACGATAGGATCGCTTGGAGCATTATTAATTTATGGTTTTTTAGCGATAGGATCGCTTGGAGCGATACTATCGCAATTTATAGCGTCCAGGTGGTTAAGCCCATGGTTGTAAACTCATACCGCTGAACTTTTCCTCCTAATTTTTCCAGTGCCTGGCTTACCTGTGAACGGGTGTTTTCGGGACAATAAAATATCATAAAACCTCCGCCACCTGCACCGGAAATCTTTCCGCCACTGGCACCGGCTTTTTTGGCTGTTTCATAAATCAGGTCGAGTTGAGCATTGGTAATATCTTCGGCCATTTGTTTTTTAAAATGCCAGCCATAGTCAAGGATTCGTCCAATTTCGTCCAGATCACCTTTGAGTAAAGCTTCCTTCATCATTGAAGCCTGGTGTTTGAGCTGGTGCATGGCTTCAATGGATTCGACCTTATTTTGCAATACATTGCTAGCCTGCTGTTCAATGATTTTTGAAGACAGACGACTGGTTTCAGTGTAAAATAAAATCAGGCTATACGATAACTCATTGAGATAAGTGTTGCGAATGCGCAAGGGGTTCACAATGACATTATCATCCTTGTAAAACTCCATAAAATTAACCCCGCCAAAGGTAGCGGCATACTGATCCTGCTTTCCGCCGGCCATTCCAAGATCCACGCGTTCAATCTGGTATGCCAGCCGTGCAATATCATACTCTCCCAATGGTAATTTAAGCCATTCAGTGAATGCCCCTAAAATTGTTACCACCAGGGTGGAAGAAGTTCCCAACCCTGAGCCAGGAGGCGCATCAACAAAAGTGGTAAGTTCAAATGAAAGTGGTTTTTTGATATAATCTTTGATCACGCGATTATAAACTCCTTTAAGAAGATCAAGCTCGCCATTCAGTTTCAGCGATTTATCAGCATCAAGCTCGAAAGACTGTCGGTTATCAAAACTGTTTAATATTATTTTGCCGTCATTTCGTGGAATAATGGTGGCATAGGCGTACATATTGACTGTCGCGTTAAGGATAGCCCCGCCATAGAGATCGGAATAAGGCGCGACGTCCGATCCGCCGCCAGCCAATCCAAGCCTCAATGGTGCTTTACTTCTTATTATCATAATCTCAATTTGCTTTGATCATTCTATAACGACTACCCTGTCCTATTCATTACACTAACCAATAAACTGTTACGAATTTATCATACTTCAAACGAATATTCTTCAGCTTATGGTTTAATCACTTCGTACAGCCTGAGTATATTATCAAGAAAATAATCCCAACTATATTTAATTTTTTCCGTTCGAATTTGACCAAGAAAATATGCAGTCCTATCTTCTTTAAAGAAATCTGATATAGCCTGAGCAACTGAATCCGCATTAGGTTCAACAACATAGCCTACTTTCCCATCAGGCACAAATTCTGCCAAACCACCCACATTTGTAATGACCATAGGTACTTCAAAATGATAAGCGATCTGGGTAACTCCACTCTGTGTTGCACTTTTGTAAGGCTGAACTACAAGATCGGCAGCACTAAAATACAGAGAAACCTTCGAATCCGGTATAAAATCAGTGTTAAGAATTACCATATCAGCCAAATTGTGCTTCTTGATAATGTCGTAGTATGGTCTTGAGTCGGTATAAAACTCACCGGCAACCAATAGTTTTACCTTTTTTTTTCTAAAATCCTGTAATGCTATGGCTTCAAGCAAAATATCAAGACCTTTGTAATCCCTGATGAACCCAAAGAACAGAATGTATTTGTTTACAGGATCAATTTTCAATAATCTGCACGCATCTTCCCGTGGGATCTTTTCA is part of the Bacteroidales bacterium genome and encodes:
- a CDS encoding nucleotidyltransferase family protein; translated protein: MPEAIILAGGFGTRLQKVLGNIPKSMAPVAGRPFLEYLLDYLILHGINKFVLSVGYRSEFISEHFGSEYRGVEIVYAIEEEPLGTGGAINLALGKCHDDHVLALNGDTLFLADLKDFYSKHLSYNPRISIALREVEDISRYGSVRINNDFILTAFGEKSAQRIEGLINAGIYCINREWFMANTLRGAFSIEKDCFGQWYKQGLIAGFPYNAYFLDIGIPEDYQRAQHEFEKLTY
- a CDS encoding nitroreductase family protein translates to MQFNQLARKRYSTRKYDTKPVEKEKLEYILETGRIAPSAANYQPWYFVVLEEEESREKIWEAYNRPWFKEAPVIIVLCADHKISWKRLDGKDHADIDIAIAADHMTLAAAELGLGTCWICNFDSLKCSEVLNLPTHIEPVVILSLGYPLDVCDPDRHLAKRKTLLEVVRWNGFE
- a CDS encoding HAD-IIIA family hydrolase, whose product is MSLKNLHIDASWTLFLDRDGVINQRLPDDYVKSPDEFELIAGVAEAVMDLSTRFGKIIVVSNQQGIGKGLMTESDLEMVHKKMFSLISNAGGKIDAVFFASSLAHEQNIMRKPNIGMGLAARKKFPEIRFKRSIMAGDSFGDVQFGKRLGMKTVLIGDDVNIAKLHPKLVDYHFADLHSFSKALVNS
- a CDS encoding glycosyltransferase; translation: MKPKKVIIIGSAYPLRGGLSNFNERLARAFLADGFETTIFTFSMQYPAILFPGKTQYSSDPKPDDLDIEVAINSVNPINWLIVGNKVKKLKPDLVIIKFWIPFMAPCLGTLARIIRSNGITKVISIIDNIIPHEKRMFDNALAGFFARSVDGFLTMSRSVLQQVELFNMKSPKLFSPHPIYDNFGEKIPREDACRLLKIDPVNKYILFFGFIRDYKGLDILLEAIALQDFRKKKVKLLVAGEFYTDSRPYYDIIKKHNLADMVILNTDFIPDSKVSLYFSAADLVVQPYKSATQSGVTQIAYHFEVPMVITNVGGLAEFVPDGKVGYVVEPNADSVAQAISDFFKEDRTAYFLGQIRTEKIKYSWDYFLDNILRLYEVIKP
- a CDS encoding SIS domain-containing protein; the encoded protein is MDIKAIINESARLKLEILADEVMLLRIEEVIAATVNCYRNGGKTLFCGNGGSAADAQHLAAELSGRFYFDREPLDAEALHVNTSYLTAVANDYSYNEVYARLVSARGRKGDVIFAFSTSGNSPNIVKALEVAKKNYLVCVGFTGKKPSDMDALCDIIFKMPTADTPRIQELHILLGHIICQGVEETLFKRS
- a CDS encoding dehydrogenase; translated protein: MMIIRSKAPLRLGLAGGGSDVAPYSDLYGGAILNATVNMYAYATIIPRNDGKIILNSFDNRQSFELDADKSLKLNGELDLLKGVYNRVIKDYIKKPLSFELTTFVDAPPGSGLGTSSTLVVTILGAFTEWLKLPLGEYDIARLAYQIERVDLGMAGGKQDQYAATFGGVNFMEFYKDDNVIVNPLRIRNTYLNELSYSLILFYTETSRLSSKIIEQQASNVLQNKVESIEAMHQLKHQASMMKEALLKGDLDEIGRILDYGWHFKKQMAEDITNAQLDLIYETAKKAGASGGKISGAGGGGFMIFYCPENTRSQVSQALEKLGGKVQRYEFTTMGLTTWTL
- a CDS encoding sodium:solute symporter; this translates as MHPTTILLIFAAYTSMLFVIAWFTSRKSNNESYFIGNRSSPWYIVAYGMIGASLSGVTFISIPGDVGTSHFSYMMIVIGYLLGYAVIAQVLLPLYYRLNLTSIYSYLETRFGFFSYKTGAFFFLLSRSIGASFRVFLVVNVLQLFVFDAWNVPFVVTVILFMGLIILYSFKGGIKTIVWTDTLQTTFMVLAVIVSILLISKDMNLSLGALIKAAADSEYSQMIITDWTHRHFFLKQFFAGTFIAIVMTGLDQDMMQKNLSCRNLRDAQKNVYVMSWMLVPVNLLFLFLGLVLYLYANANNVVIPGSTDDLFPIIALQHLGPVAGIIFFIGLVAAAYSSADGSLTSLTTSFSVDFLGLKKNELLSEKRKIQIRQWVHFAMAFLLILMILIFRAISDQSVIQKLFTIAGYTYGPLLGLYSFGLFTRFSVKDKWVPLIAILSPIICWLLSANSEQWLWGYKFGFELLILNGLITFIGLWMLRNKTTR
- a CDS encoding glutamine synthetase III, which translates into the protein MSNIRFKALEKSWSRTKKQSNVPNAKVSDYFGELAFNRAAMQEYLPQEVYKKVLHATETGSRLDRYISDQVAASMKAWAVSKGVTHYTHWFHPLTGATAEKHDAFADPTDDGSAIENFKGTDLIQQEPDASSFPSGGMRNTFEARGYTAWDPTSPAFIIDKTLCIPTVFVSYTGESLDYKTPLLRALGLVDKAATDICRYFDKHTKRVHATLGWEQEYFLVDSALFRARPDLALTGRTVFGHSSAKDQQLSDHYFGTIPERALDFMKDFEYEAHRLGIPVKTRHNEVAPGQFECAPVFSEANLAVDQNQLLMHLMERVAVRHDFNVLFHEKPYSGVNGSGKHNNWSLMTDAGENLLSPGKTAKSNFRFLVFLVNVIKAVNNYPELLSAYIASAGNDLRLGGHEAPPAIISVFIGSQLSQTLDEFEKSKKNGKVKSGKSGGLNINIPKIPEILLDNTDRNRTSPFAFTGNKFEFRAVGSSSNCARPMIALNLLVADQLIRFKNDVEAHVNMGTNREEAIFMVLRQYIADSKRIRFEGNSYSEEWKLEANKRGLQNIQSTPLALHAFVEPHIIALYKKHNILSERELLARFEIKLEQYTKKIQIESRVLGDLASNHIIPTAIRYQNTLIENVKGLKEVLDSKTYVKLSNNQIQTIKEISEHISEIKANVALMLEERKKANRMESVSEKALAYSAQVYPYLEVIRTHVDKLELLVDDELWPMPKYRELLFIR